One genomic window of Ammospiza nelsoni isolate bAmmNel1 chromosome 4, bAmmNel1.pri, whole genome shotgun sequence includes the following:
- the NOCT gene encoding nocturnin, which produces MYQSSARCLCSALPALCCAPAAAASASRLPRPRCQPPPPGSAAPRAAAGGPPAPGTPPRTVCSMGNSTSRLYSVLAKTLSSGAVSQHQDCLEQLDSAQLDPIDPKDLLEECQIVLQKRPPRFQRNFVNLKKNTGSNHRPIRVMQWNILAQALGEGKDNFVQCPMEALKWEERKCLILEEILAYKPDILCLQEVDHYFDTFEPLLSRLGYQCTFFPKPWSPCLDVEHNNGPDGCAMFFLKERFELVSSANIRLTAMKLKTNQVAIAQTLKCHETGRLFCIAVTHLKARTGWERFRSAQGCDLLQNLKNITQGAKIPLIVCGDFNAEPTEEVYREFSNSSLNLNSAYKLLSPDGQTEPPYTTWKIRPSGECRHTLDYIWYSQHALNVNSALGLLTEEQIGPNRLPSFNYPSDHLSLVCDFSFNQDPDRLL; this is translated from the exons ATGTACCAGAGCTCCGCGCGCTGCCTCTGCTCGGCCCTGCCCGCCCTCTGctgcgctcccgccgccgccgcctcggccTCCCGCCTGCCGCGGCCCCGCTGCCAGCCGCCGCCCCCCGGCTCCGCCGCGCCGCGGGCAGCAGCGGGcggcccgcccgccccggggACGCCGCCCCGCACAG TGTGTTCCATGGGAAACAGCACCAGCCGGCTCTACAGCGTGCTCGCCAAGACGCTGAGCAGTGGCGCCGTGTCCCAGCACCAGgactgcctggagcagctggactcagcacagctggatccCATAGACCCCAAGGATTTGCTGGAGGAATGTCAGATCGTTCTGCAGAAGCGGCCACCCCGGTTCCAGAGGAACTTTGTGAACCTGAAGAAAAACACCGGCAGTAACCACCGCCCCATCCGGGTCATGCAGTGGAACATCCTCGCCCAAG CTCTCGGGGAAGGCAAAGACAACTTTGTCCAGTGCCCCATGGAAGCTCTGAAGTGGGAGGAGAGGAAGTGCCTCATCCTGGAGGAAATCCTTGCGTACAAGCCCGACATCTTGTGCCTTCAGGAAGTCGACCACTACTTCGATACCTTTGAGCCGCTCCTCAGCCGCCTGGGCTACCAGTGCACGTTCTTCCCGAAGCCGTGGTCGCCGTGCCTGGACGTGGAGCACAACAACGGCCCGGACGGCTGTGCCATGTTCTTCCTCAAGGAGCGCTTCGAGCTCGTCAGCAGCGCCAACATCCGCCTCACCGCCATGAAGCTGAAGACCAACCAGGTGGCCATCGCTCAGACGCTCAAGTGCCACGAGACCGGCCGGCTCTTCTGCATCGCCGTCACCCACCTGAAGGCCCGCACGGGCTGGGAGAGGTTCcgctctgctcagggctgtgacCTCCTCCAGAACCTCAAGAACATCACCCAGGGAGCAAAGATCCCCCTGATTGTCTGCGGGGACTTCAACGCGGAGCCAACTGAGGAGGTCTACAGGGAGTTCTCCAACTCCAGCCTCAATCTGAACAGTGCGTACAAGCTGCTGAGCCCCGATGGACAGACGGAGCCCCCCTACACCACCTGGAAGATCCGGCCCTCTGGAGAGTGCCGGCACACGCTGGATTACATCTGGTACTCCCAGCATGCCTTGAATGTGAACTCAGCCCTGGGCTTGCTGACTGAAGAGCAAATTGGGCCCAACAGGCTGCCCTCATTCAATTACCCTTCCGATCACCTGTCCCTTGTGTGTGACTTTAGTTTCAATCAGGACCCTGACAGACTGCTGTAA